The following proteins are co-located in the Solanum pennellii chromosome 1, SPENNV200 genome:
- the LOC107022478 gene encoding uncharacterized protein LOC107022478, producing the protein MKMALRVSVIVSNVTLLFLLYLLIYSSILVRRMMRLRETRENFDSYLNETHLDRIFVKSLQEKTEYKAPLRNSNNGGTEMLESRNQSQFNLVFLASANPYQPANGTTFEARRKSNLDVRLNYTPVHLIYRAYADVDVDKVRRRRFMRGISIVNWSLVLITFILIVLLACFLFNYIC; encoded by the exons ATGAAAATGGCTTTACGGGTCTCTGTTATCGTTTCCAACGTTACACTTCTCTTCTTACTCTACCTTTTGATTTACTCCAGTATTCTTG TAAGAAGGATGATGAGGCTAAGAGAAACTAGGGAGAACTTTGATAGCTATCTGAACGAAACCCATTTAGATCGTATATTTGTGAAATCATTACAAGAGAAAACAGAGTACAAAGCTCCATTGAGAAATTCCAACAATGGGGGAACTGAAATGCTTGAATCTCGGAATCAAAGTCAATTTAATCTCGTCTTCTTGGCATCAGCTAATCCATATCAACCTGCAAACGGCACTACGTTTGAAGCACGGAGAAAATCCAACTTGGATGTTCGTCTGAATTACACTCCAGTTCATCTCATCTATAGGGCTTATGCTGATGTTGATGTAGATAAGGTCCGCCGCAGAAGGTTTATGAGAGGGATTAGCATCGTCAATTGGAGTCTTGTTCTCATCACTTTCATCTTAATCGTGCTTCTTGCCTGCTTCTTATTCAATTATATATG CTAG